One window from the genome of Fastidiosipila sp. encodes:
- a CDS encoding arsenate reductase family protein, whose protein sequence is MNLFLCYPKUGTCRKARSFLDEHDIPYTFRDIQKDRPTGEELTGWIAKSGKGVKAFFNTSGMKYRELKLKDKLPLMTDQEMIEILASDGMLVKRPVFIFEDQVLVGYRQGDYDKLKPGG, encoded by the coding sequence ATGAATCTGTTTCTCTGCTATCCCAAATGAGGGACCTGCCGTAAAGCAAGGAGTTTCCTTGATGAACATGACATTCCCTACACCTTCCGCGATATTCAAAAAGACAGGCCGACCGGAGAGGAACTGACCGGCTGGATTGCCAAAAGCGGCAAGGGGGTTAAGGCCTTTTTCAATACCAGCGGCATGAAATACCGTGAGCTGAAGCTGAAAGATAAGCTTCCCCTGATGACGGATCAAGAAATGATCGAGATCCTTGCCTCAGACGGCATGCTGGTTAAGCGGCCGGTTTTCATTTTCGAGGATCAGGTGCTTGTCGGTTACCGGCAAGGGGACTACGACAAACTTAAGCCGGGCGGCTAG
- the rpsL gene encoding 30S ribosomal protein S12, which yields MPTFNQLVNKGRKSKKSKTNVPALASGLNTLKRRASYYSSPQKRGVCTVVKTTTPKKPNSALRKVARVRLTNQHEVYAYIPGIGHNLQEHSVVLIRGGRVKDLPGVRYHVIRGTLDTAGVSDRKQSRSKYGAKRPRVAKTK from the coding sequence ATGCCTACGTTCAACCAGTTGGTAAACAAAGGACGGAAATCGAAAAAGAGCAAGACAAACGTTCCGGCGCTGGCGTCCGGACTTAATACTTTAAAACGTCGTGCCTCGTACTATTCGTCACCGCAGAAGCGGGGCGTGTGCACGGTGGTAAAGACGACAACGCCGAAAAAACCGAATTCAGCGCTCCGCAAGGTCGCGCGTGTCCGTCTTACGAATCAGCACGAGGTTTATGCGTATATCCCGGGAATCGGTCACAACTTGCAGGAACACAGTGTGGTCCTGATCCGCGGCGGCCGTGTCAAAGACCTGCCGGGCGTCCGCTATCATGTCATACGCGGCACGCTCGATACAGCCGGTGTCTCTGATCGGAAACAGAGCCGGTCCAAGTACGGAGCCAAGCGCCCGAGAGTCGCGAAGACCAAGTAA
- a CDS encoding ABC transporter ATP-binding protein, whose amino-acid sequence MGDAADHSVVVELLGIRKQFPGVLANDDISLQIRQGEIFAILGENGAGKTTLMNILFGLYRPDEGKIRIRGREVEFSSPRDATALGIGMVHQHFKLVENYTVAQNIILGLEPLKKWLGLFPLVNEKAANKEIALLSDHYGLKVDPRLPVGEASVSVQQRVEILKMLYRKADILILDEPTAMLAPQEIEHLIEVIHELRRHGNTVILITHKLDEIKRLADRCAVLRRGRLVDVFDVASTDTAHMAATMVGQSLDFEIIKEDRPFGEVVLEVENLTVMKERNVTAVRDVSFSVREGEVVALAGVAGNGQVEIVEAVYGQMKASSGRVLLKGRDITGHSIRTRIREGISYVPEDRQRTGLVIDMTLSENLALKTYGQAPFSKRKVMNRTAFKRHANKLIEAYDIRSGSGDATIVHSMSGGNQQKAIVAREIDLGNQLIIFVQPTRGLDIAARTHIHRQIMEERAKGHAILLVSLELDEIMELADTIGVLYNGVLRKIAPAGELTLEEVGQLMLGVGA is encoded by the coding sequence ATGGGAGATGCGGCCGATCATTCCGTTGTCGTTGAACTTTTGGGAATCCGCAAGCAGTTCCCGGGCGTGCTCGCCAATGATGACATTTCACTCCAGATCCGCCAGGGCGAGATATTTGCCATCTTGGGCGAAAACGGTGCCGGAAAAACAACTCTGATGAACATCCTCTTCGGACTTTACCGGCCGGATGAAGGCAAGATCCGGATCCGGGGCCGGGAGGTGGAGTTCAGTTCGCCGCGTGACGCGACGGCACTTGGAATCGGCATGGTACATCAGCATTTCAAACTGGTTGAAAATTACACCGTCGCTCAGAATATCATCCTGGGACTTGAGCCGCTCAAAAAATGGCTGGGACTTTTTCCCCTGGTCAACGAAAAGGCCGCCAACAAAGAAATCGCCCTGCTTTCCGACCACTACGGACTGAAGGTCGATCCCCGCCTCCCCGTCGGTGAGGCCAGCGTTTCGGTCCAGCAACGCGTTGAAATCCTCAAAATGCTATACAGAAAAGCCGATATCCTGATCCTGGACGAACCGACTGCCATGCTGGCACCCCAGGAGATTGAGCACCTGATTGAGGTCATCCATGAACTCCGGAGACATGGGAATACTGTTATCCTCATTACCCACAAACTGGATGAAATCAAGCGGCTGGCGGATCGCTGTGCGGTTCTTCGGCGCGGCAGGCTGGTCGATGTCTTTGACGTTGCGAGTACGGATACCGCCCATATGGCCGCCACCATGGTCGGCCAGTCTCTTGATTTTGAGATTATCAAGGAAGACCGCCCTTTCGGTGAAGTCGTGCTGGAAGTGGAAAACCTGACAGTCATGAAAGAAAGAAATGTCACTGCCGTCCGCGACGTCTCCTTCTCAGTCCGTGAAGGTGAAGTGGTCGCCCTGGCCGGCGTAGCAGGCAACGGACAGGTTGAAATCGTCGAGGCCGTCTATGGGCAGATGAAAGCATCATCCGGAAGAGTCTTGCTGAAGGGCCGGGACATCACGGGTCACTCGATCAGAACCCGGATCCGTGAGGGAATTTCCTATGTCCCCGAAGACCGCCAGAGGACGGGTCTCGTCATTGATATGACGCTTTCAGAGAATTTGGCCTTAAAAACTTATGGCCAGGCCCCTTTTTCAAAAAGAAAAGTCATGAACCGCACGGCTTTCAAGCGTCATGCCAATAAGCTGATTGAAGCTTATGATATCCGAAGCGGATCAGGTGACGCGACCATTGTCCATTCCATGAGCGGCGGCAATCAGCAAAAGGCTATTGTCGCCAGGGAAATTGACCTGGGCAACCAGCTGATCATATTTGTCCAGCCGACGAGGGGCCTCGACATTGCGGCCCGCACACATATTCACCGCCAAATCATGGAGGAACGGGCCAAAGGGCATGCTATTTTGCTCGTTTCGCTTGAGCTTGACGAAATTATGGAATTGGCCGACACCATTGGTGTCCTTTATAACGGCGTTCTGCGCAAGATTGCACCTGCCGGGGAGCTGACACTGGAGGAAGTCGGGCAATTGATGCTGGGGGTGGGAGCATGA
- the tuf gene encoding elongation factor Tu, protein MGKQKFERTKPHVNVGTIGHVDHGKTTLTAAITKVLSSEGLASFTDYAAIDKAPEERARGITINASHVEYETAKRHYAHVDCPGHADYIKNMITGAAQMDGAILVVSAVDGPMPQTREHILLARQVGVPAIVVFMNKTDQVDDPELLDLVEMEIRERLDEYDFPGDDTPIIRGSALEALESTSTDMSDPVYKPILDLMEAVDDFIPTPVRPIDQPFACPIEDVMTITGRGTVVTGRVERGQIDINKPVEVVGLADEPRKTVVTGIEMFRKMLDHAEAGDNVGLLLRGVARDEVRRGQVVAAPGSIKPHKKFIGQVYVLTKDEGGRHKPFFDGYRPQFYFRTTDVTGVAHLPEGVEMCMPGDHVEINVELITPIAIEPGLKFAIREGGKTVGSGTVVKIAED, encoded by the coding sequence ATGGGAAAACAGAAATTTGAAAGAACCAAACCACATGTCAATGTTGGAACCATCGGTCACGTCGACCACGGCAAAACGACCTTGACCGCGGCCATTACCAAAGTGCTTTCGAGCGAAGGTCTGGCAAGCTTCACCGACTATGCCGCCATTGACAAGGCACCCGAAGAGAGGGCCCGCGGTATTACCATTAACGCGTCACATGTTGAGTACGAAACCGCAAAACGTCATTACGCGCACGTTGACTGCCCGGGACACGCTGACTACATCAAGAACATGATCACCGGTGCGGCGCAGATGGACGGCGCGATTCTTGTCGTTTCGGCCGTTGACGGCCCCATGCCCCAGACCCGCGAGCATATCCTGCTCGCCCGCCAGGTTGGTGTCCCCGCCATTGTCGTATTCATGAACAAGACTGACCAGGTGGACGACCCCGAGCTTCTCGATCTGGTTGAGATGGAAATCCGTGAACGTCTGGACGAGTACGACTTCCCCGGCGACGACACGCCCATTATCCGGGGTTCTGCCTTGGAGGCGCTTGAGTCCACAAGCACCGACATGAGTGACCCGGTTTACAAGCCCATCCTCGATCTGATGGAAGCGGTCGATGACTTCATCCCCACACCGGTCCGTCCGATTGACCAGCCCTTTGCCTGTCCAATCGAAGACGTCATGACCATCACCGGCCGCGGCACGGTTGTTACCGGCCGGGTTGAGCGCGGTCAAATCGATATCAACAAGCCGGTCGAGGTTGTCGGATTAGCTGATGAACCGAGAAAGACTGTTGTGACCGGGATTGAAATGTTCCGCAAGATGCTCGACCACGCTGAGGCAGGTGACAATGTCGGCTTGCTGCTCCGCGGCGTGGCGCGTGACGAAGTCCGGCGCGGTCAGGTGGTGGCAGCACCCGGATCCATTAAACCGCACAAGAAATTCATCGGTCAGGTTTACGTGCTGACCAAGGATGAGGGCGGCCGGCATAAGCCTTTCTTTGATGGCTACCGTCCGCAGTTCTACTTCCGGACGACTGACGTGACGGGCGTTGCCCACTTGCCTGAAGGAGTCGAAATGTGTATGCCGGGCGACCACGTCGAAATCAATGTCGAACTGATCACTCCGATCGCCATCGAGCCGGGACTGAAGTTCGCTATCCGTGAAGGCGGCAAGACGGTCGGTTCAGGTACGGTTGTCAAAATTGCTGAAGACTGA
- a CDS encoding ABC transporter permease has translation MKKTESGKTLTARLRSSRLLIPLASIVLTFAVLTIVFVAIGRNPFAAIYSFFQGSGLGMKPSYSKSSSMLTDFLSYLGILSPMLLGSLGVVVGLRGGLFNIGVSGQMLTAGFLATILVGYSKLPPPLSIPLVLLIGLLAGAALGAMIGWLKYRFNVHEVVSSIMFNYIVSFLTGYFIKTKYVDPIIRSSRQVAANARLHIIFKTASGLKLVIPVSIFIAVAMAFLIRFYLERMSGGFEIRMVGFNREGAAYAGVPIRNVMIRTMLISGALAGLAGVTYYLGYYSTMVPKDLPSLGYDAIAVALLGNLGPVSCILSSALITIFQKGAVYMSSATGVVREIASLVTGILLLFSSLGVSMRERSRHYD, from the coding sequence ATGAAAAAAACGGAGAGCGGCAAAACCCTTACCGCCCGGCTGCGGTCCTCGCGCCTGCTGATCCCTTTGGCCAGCATCGTTTTGACTTTTGCCGTATTGACCATCGTCTTTGTCGCCATCGGCCGCAATCCCTTTGCTGCTATTTACAGTTTCTTCCAGGGCTCCGGGCTGGGTATGAAGCCCTCCTACTCGAAAAGCAGCAGCATGTTGACGGACTTCCTGTCCTACCTGGGTATTCTTTCGCCCATGCTTCTTGGATCGTTGGGGGTTGTTGTCGGCCTGCGCGGCGGTCTTTTCAACATAGGCGTTTCAGGCCAAATGCTGACGGCGGGCTTCCTCGCCACCATCCTGGTCGGTTATTCAAAATTGCCCCCGCCTCTTTCGATTCCGCTTGTACTGCTGATCGGGCTTCTGGCCGGTGCCGCACTTGGCGCCATGATCGGCTGGCTGAAATACCGCTTCAATGTGCACGAGGTGGTATCCAGTATCATGTTCAATTACATCGTCAGTTTTCTGACCGGCTATTTCATCAAGACCAAGTACGTTGACCCTATCATCCGCTCGTCCAGGCAGGTTGCCGCCAATGCCAGGCTTCACATCATTTTCAAGACAGCCTCAGGCCTGAAGCTGGTCATTCCAGTAAGCATCTTTATCGCGGTTGCCATGGCCTTTTTGATCCGCTTCTATCTGGAGCGGATGTCCGGCGGTTTTGAAATCCGCATGGTGGGTTTCAACCGCGAGGGTGCCGCTTACGCTGGTGTGCCCATCCGCAATGTCATGATCCGCACCATGCTGATTTCCGGTGCCCTGGCAGGTCTTGCCGGCGTGACCTATTACCTGGGCTACTATTCCACCATGGTGCCCAAAGACCTGCCTTCCCTGGGTTATGACGCCATCGCGGTGGCCTTGCTTGGCAATCTTGGTCCCGTCAGCTGCATCCTGTCTTCAGCCCTGATCACTATTTTCCAAAAGGGCGCTGTTTACATGAGTTCCGCTACCGGCGTTGTCCGTGAGATTGCTTCACTGGTGACAGGAATTCTGCTGCTTTTCAGTTCACTCGGCGTTTCAATGCGTGAACGGTCGCGCCATTACGACTAG
- the fusA gene encoding elongation factor G gives MPREFSLENTRNIGIMAHIDAGKTTTTERILYYTGRIHRLGETHEGAATMDWMPEEQDRGITITSAATTTTWKGCRINIIDTPGHVDFTVEVERSLRVLDGAVTVLCAKGGVEPQTETVWRQADTYGVPRIAYINKMDIVGADFFHVVKMMKDRLGTNAVPIQLPVGKEDSFLGIIDLMTMKAEIYQGEDLGKTITEADIPADQREEAREWRAKMIEAICETDDDLAEKFLSDEEISAEELKKALRTATIATAITPVTCGSSYRNKGVQMLLDAMVEYLPSPVDIPPVVGIDPRSGEELTRPADDKAPFSALAFKVMTDPYVGQLCFFRVYSGTLKAGTYVKNATKDKRERIGRILMMHANHRSDASEVYAGDIAAAVGLRNTTTGDTLTTEQAPIVLESMDFPEPVISVAIEPKSKASQEKLDGALAKLAEEDPTFRTRVDKETGQMIVSGMGELHLAIIVDRLLREFKVEANVGQPQVAYRETITREARGEGRFVRQTGGHGQYGHAVIEIAPLESGKGFVFEDKTVGGVIPKEFIKSVEEGIRDAMNGGVVAGYPVVDLKATLIDGSAHEVDSSDIAFRIAGSMALRDAMKHADAILMEPIMKVDVIVPSEYLGDVLADLNARRGQIQGMEAAHNAQVVDAFVSLSEMFGYATALRSRTQGRGVFTMQASHFEQVPENVRASMATHQH, from the coding sequence ATGCCCAGGGAATTCTCGCTTGAGAATACAAGAAATATCGGCATCATGGCCCATATCGACGCCGGCAAAACGACGACGACCGAACGGATCCTTTACTATACAGGGCGGATTCACCGGCTGGGTGAAACCCACGAAGGTGCCGCTACCATGGACTGGATGCCCGAAGAGCAGGACCGCGGGATTACCATTACCTCGGCCGCGACGACAACGACCTGGAAAGGGTGCCGGATTAACATCATTGACACCCCGGGCCATGTCGATTTTACCGTCGAGGTCGAAAGGTCGCTCCGCGTACTGGATGGGGCCGTCACTGTTTTGTGCGCCAAGGGAGGCGTTGAACCGCAAACTGAAACCGTTTGGCGCCAGGCTGACACTTATGGGGTTCCCCGCATCGCCTACATCAACAAGATGGATATCGTCGGAGCTGATTTCTTCCACGTCGTCAAGATGATGAAGGACCGCCTTGGTACCAACGCGGTTCCGATTCAGCTGCCTGTCGGCAAGGAAGATTCTTTTCTCGGCATTATCGATTTGATGACGATGAAGGCTGAGATTTATCAGGGAGAAGATCTGGGTAAAACCATTACTGAGGCCGATATTCCCGCGGATCAGCGGGAAGAGGCCAGGGAGTGGCGCGCCAAAATGATCGAAGCCATCTGTGAAACCGATGACGATCTGGCTGAGAAGTTTCTCAGCGATGAGGAAATTTCAGCTGAAGAGCTGAAAAAGGCACTCCGGACAGCGACCATTGCGACGGCCATCACGCCCGTGACTTGTGGTTCTTCCTACAGGAACAAAGGGGTGCAGATGCTGCTGGACGCCATGGTTGAATACCTGCCTTCGCCGGTCGATATTCCGCCGGTTGTGGGAATCGACCCGAGGAGCGGTGAGGAGCTGACACGTCCGGCCGACGACAAGGCTCCTTTCTCTGCCTTGGCCTTCAAGGTCATGACCGACCCCTATGTGGGTCAGCTTTGTTTTTTCCGAGTCTACAGCGGTACGCTGAAAGCAGGCACTTACGTAAAAAATGCGACCAAGGACAAGCGCGAGCGGATCGGGCGCATCCTGATGATGCACGCCAATCACCGTTCGGATGCCAGCGAGGTCTACGCCGGCGATATTGCTGCCGCCGTCGGCCTTCGTAACACGACTACGGGTGATACCCTGACGACTGAGCAGGCCCCCATCGTTCTTGAGAGCATGGATTTTCCGGAGCCGGTCATCTCGGTTGCCATTGAACCCAAGTCCAAGGCCAGCCAGGAGAAACTGGACGGCGCCCTGGCCAAATTGGCCGAGGAGGATCCGACCTTCAGGACCCGCGTCGATAAGGAAACAGGACAGATGATTGTTTCCGGCATGGGTGAACTCCATCTGGCTATCATTGTGGATCGGCTTTTGCGTGAATTCAAAGTTGAAGCCAACGTAGGCCAACCGCAGGTTGCCTATCGTGAGACCATTACCAGGGAAGCACGGGGTGAAGGACGATTCGTTCGGCAAACCGGAGGCCATGGCCAATATGGGCACGCCGTTATCGAGATTGCTCCGCTTGAGTCAGGCAAGGGCTTCGTTTTCGAAGACAAGACAGTCGGGGGTGTGATCCCCAAGGAATTCATTAAGTCAGTGGAAGAGGGCATCCGCGACGCCATGAACGGCGGGGTGGTTGCCGGCTATCCAGTCGTGGACCTGAAGGCGACCCTGATCGATGGTTCCGCTCATGAAGTGGATTCGTCGGACATCGCCTTCCGCATTGCCGGTTCCATGGCTTTGAGAGATGCCATGAAACACGCGGATGCTATCCTGATGGAACCCATCATGAAGGTCGATGTCATCGTCCCCAGCGAATACCTGGGTGATGTACTGGCAGACCTGAATGCCCGGCGGGGCCAGATCCAGGGAATGGAAGCGGCCCATAATGCGCAGGTTGTCGATGCCTTCGTCTCCTTGTCGGAGATGTTCGGCTACGCGACCGCTCTAAGGTCGCGAACTCAGGGAAGAGGTGTTTTTACCATGCAGGCCAGTCATTTCGAGCAGGTGCCCGAGAATGTCCGGGCCAGCATGGCGACTCACCAGCACTAG
- a CDS encoding ATP-binding protein has product MLVKRDRYLNQLIRRKHNRLIKIITGIRRCGKSVLLFELFVEHLLSQGVDNSKIIAIALDDRRNQALREPDALLAYILNRVKSDGSYYVLLDEVQYVPEFEDVLNTLLHIGKVDVYVTGSNSRFLSSDIVTEFRGRGDQIRMHPFSFSEFLSGFRGPREEAWREYYTYGGLPQILTLTSPEQKKSFLQSLFQSVYVADIVERYKIRHDSEMVELLMVLASGIGSLTNPHKLEKTFRSKKNISLSYNTISKYLEYLQDAFLLEKAIRYDVKGKRYINSPYKYYFSDTGLRNALLEFRQTEENHLMENILFNELRLRGFSVDTGLVPVHTKDSQGRSQLKQFEIDFVANKGDLRYYIQSAYRIDTDRKRNQEVRSLTHTNDSFRKIIIVGDPISPYHDERGILNIGIQDFLLGVHGLLD; this is encoded by the coding sequence ATGCTTGTCAAGAGGGACAGATATCTCAATCAATTGATCAGGAGAAAGCATAACCGCTTGATCAAAATTATCACGGGTATCCGTCGCTGTGGGAAATCTGTACTTTTGTTTGAGCTTTTTGTTGAACATTTGCTCAGTCAAGGAGTGGACAATTCCAAAATTATCGCGATTGCTCTTGATGACAGGAGAAATCAGGCATTGCGTGAACCGGATGCATTGCTCGCTTATATTTTGAACAGGGTTAAAAGTGACGGATCCTACTATGTCCTGCTTGATGAAGTCCAGTATGTTCCCGAATTCGAAGACGTTCTCAACACTCTTCTTCATATTGGAAAAGTTGACGTGTATGTCACAGGAAGCAATTCCAGGTTTCTGTCTTCGGATATTGTGACAGAATTTCGCGGTCGCGGTGATCAAATACGAATGCATCCATTCTCTTTCTCGGAGTTTCTGTCGGGATTCAGAGGTCCCAGGGAGGAGGCTTGGCGGGAATATTACACATATGGAGGTTTGCCCCAGATCTTGACTCTGACATCTCCGGAGCAGAAGAAAAGCTTTCTTCAGTCGCTTTTTCAGTCTGTTTACGTGGCAGATATTGTCGAACGCTATAAGATTCGACATGATTCGGAAATGGTCGAGTTGTTAATGGTGCTGGCTTCTGGAATCGGTAGCTTGACCAACCCGCATAAACTTGAAAAAACCTTTCGCAGCAAGAAGAATATTTCCCTGTCCTACAACACAATTTCAAAATACCTGGAGTATCTTCAGGATGCTTTTCTTCTTGAAAAAGCGATCCGATACGACGTCAAAGGTAAACGTTACATTAACTCGCCCTATAAATATTACTTTTCTGACACCGGCTTGAGAAATGCCTTGCTGGAATTTCGCCAAACCGAAGAAAACCACCTGATGGAGAACATCCTGTTTAATGAACTGAGATTAAGGGGTTTTTCCGTAGATACAGGCCTGGTCCCGGTCCACACTAAGGATAGTCAGGGCAGGTCGCAACTTAAGCAATTTGAAATTGATTTTGTAGCGAACAAAGGTGATTTACGCTATTACATCCAGTCCGCCTATCGAATTGATACAGACCGTAAAAGGAATCAGGAGGTGCGCTCCCTGACTCATACCAATGACTCCTTCCGGAAAATTATCATTGTAGGAGATCCGATTTCTCCCTATCACGATGAGCGTGGAATCCTGAATATCGGAATTCAGGACTTCCTGTTGGGCGTACACGGTTTGCTGGATTAG
- a CDS encoding cysteine hydrolase, translated as MQDILLVVDMQNDFVDGSLGTPEARSIVSNVVKKMKKFDGPVLFTKDTHQADYLETQEGRLLPVEHCIRGTEGWEIVGEVAQARQGKVIEKDTFGARDLPSTLMEMNEEEPIRSITLVGLCTDICVISNAMLIKAFLPEVEIKVDASCCAGVTPESHKIALEAMKVCQVSVTGEPQG; from the coding sequence ATGCAGGACATTCTTCTAGTGGTTGATATGCAAAACGATTTTGTAGACGGTTCCCTCGGGACACCGGAGGCCAGGTCAATTGTCTCCAATGTGGTCAAAAAAATGAAAAAGTTCGATGGTCCGGTTCTTTTCACCAAGGATACACACCAGGCAGACTACCTGGAAACTCAGGAAGGCCGGCTGCTCCCCGTGGAGCATTGCATCCGCGGAACCGAGGGATGGGAAATTGTCGGGGAAGTTGCTCAAGCACGTCAAGGGAAGGTGATCGAGAAAGATACCTTTGGCGCCCGGGATCTCCCCTCCACGCTGATGGAAATGAATGAGGAGGAGCCTATCCGGTCCATCACCCTGGTTGGCCTTTGTACCGACATCTGCGTCATTTCAAACGCCATGCTGATCAAGGCATTCTTACCGGAGGTCGAAATCAAGGTGGACGCCAGCTGCTGTGCAGGCGTCACGCCGGAAAGTCACAAAATTGCCCTGGAAGCCATGAAAGTCTGCCAGGTCAGTGTGACTGGCGAACCGCAGGGCTAG
- a CDS encoding ABC transporter permease, which translates to MDKIIIDGLAFSLPLFAMAIGGIFSEKSGITMLALEGIQGFGAFCGAVAFAYLQPVIRGGTQVIVYPVLFAAMLGGMIFALLHAYMSIRFRINQVISGVVVNILAMSLTIFLTGLINEGLTGEPSNKIWLGAAPRFSVPGISRIPVIGAIFRDLYIFAPFIVVFAVVSAILIYKTRFGLRLRACGENPESVEAAGCSVKRIRYLALVICGLLTGLGGMNFAFAFSANFSPTIYMGYGYLAIAALICGNWDIRRTLLTCLIFGFARSGGYQLILKLGMSSDVSDLLLMIPYVLTLLLLLFFSRHNHPPSALGSDYEYDRR; encoded by the coding sequence ATCGATAAAATTATCATTGACGGCCTGGCTTTCTCTCTCCCGCTCTTTGCCATGGCCATCGGGGGCATTTTCAGTGAAAAAAGCGGCATCACCATGTTGGCCCTGGAGGGTATACAGGGTTTCGGTGCTTTTTGCGGCGCGGTCGCCTTCGCCTATCTTCAGCCGGTCATCCGCGGTGGCACTCAAGTCATTGTCTACCCGGTTCTCTTCGCCGCCATGTTGGGGGGCATGATCTTTGCCCTGCTTCACGCCTACATGTCCATTCGTTTCCGGATCAATCAGGTTATCAGCGGCGTCGTTGTCAATATTCTGGCCATGTCATTGACGATCTTCCTTACCGGACTGATTAATGAAGGCCTGACAGGTGAACCATCAAATAAAATCTGGCTGGGGGCTGCCCCCCGCTTCAGCGTACCGGGGATCAGCAGGATTCCCGTAATCGGTGCCATCTTCCGCGATCTTTACATTTTTGCCCCCTTCATTGTTGTTTTCGCGGTTGTCTCGGCCATCCTGATCTATAAGACCCGCTTTGGCCTCCGACTCCGGGCTTGCGGCGAAAACCCGGAAAGCGTTGAGGCAGCCGGCTGCAGCGTTAAACGGATCCGCTATCTGGCCCTGGTCATCTGCGGCCTTCTCACAGGGCTGGGCGGCATGAATTTCGCCTTTGCCTTTTCCGCCAACTTCTCGCCCACCATCTACATGGGTTATGGTTACCTGGCCATCGCGGCCCTGATCTGCGGCAACTGGGATATCCGTCGGACGCTTCTAACCTGCCTGATTTTCGGTTTTGCCCGGTCGGGAGGTTACCAGCTCATCCTGAAGCTGGGTATGTCGAGCGATGTGTCCGACCTCCTGCTCATGATTCCTTATGTGCTGACCCTTCTGCTCCTGCTCTTCTTCTCCCGGCACAACCATCCGCCGAGTGCCCTCGGGTCGGACTATGAGTACGACCGGCGCTAG
- the rpsG gene encoding 30S ribosomal protein S7, with the protein MPRKGHIPKREVLPDPVYHDVRVAKLINNVMLDGKKDLAQSIVYNAFDLIEQRAGESPLEVFNKAMENVMPVLEVKARRVGGSNYQVPIEVRPDRRQTLALRWIVQAARTRSERTMKERLANELLDASKQAGAAHRKKEEIHRMAEANRAFAHYRW; encoded by the coding sequence TTGCCAAGGAAAGGCCATATTCCCAAAAGAGAAGTACTGCCCGACCCTGTCTACCATGACGTGCGGGTGGCAAAACTGATTAACAACGTGATGCTGGACGGCAAGAAAGACCTTGCCCAAAGCATTGTGTACAATGCTTTTGACCTGATTGAACAGCGGGCCGGCGAATCGCCGCTCGAAGTGTTCAACAAGGCCATGGAGAACGTGATGCCCGTGCTTGAAGTCAAGGCGCGCCGTGTTGGCGGATCCAACTATCAGGTCCCCATCGAAGTGCGTCCCGACAGACGTCAGACACTGGCACTGCGCTGGATTGTTCAGGCGGCACGCACCCGAAGTGAGCGCACAATGAAAGAGCGCCTGGCCAACGAACTGCTGGATGCATCCAAGCAGGCCGGGGCAGCGCACCGGAAAAAAGAAGAGATTCACCGTATGGCAGAAGCCAACCGTGCCTTTGCCCATTACAGGTGGTAA